The following are encoded in a window of bacterium genomic DNA:
- a CDS encoding DUF427 domain-containing protein, which translates to MPKAVFKNTTIAQSDDTTLLEGNHYFPPETVNREYLVASDTRTVCPWKGTASYYHVVVGGEIDEDAAWYYPEPSAPAVSIKDHVAFCGKVEVIP; encoded by the coding sequence ATGCCCAAGGCCGTCTTTAAAAATACGACCATAGCCCAGAGCGACGACACCACCCTTCTCGAGGGGAACCACTACTTCCCGCCCGAGACGGTGAACCGGGAATATCTGGTGGCAAGCGACACCCGTACCGTCTGCCCGTGGAAAGGGACAGCCAGTTATTACCATGTCGTCGTGGGCGGCGAGATCGATGAGGATGCCGCCTGGTATTACCCGGAACCTTCCGCTCCTGCCGTCTCCATCAAGGATCACGTGGCTTTTTGTGGGAAAGTGGAGGTTATTCCGTAG
- a CDS encoding tetratricopeptide repeat protein: MEDLTVGEAFYMVGNLAEASLRLSGAVKTGEPAQVTRALYILGRISLLTGDFRQAKEYFERSAESTDRSADSWMAFAGIGDALYAGGIYEEAIRRYRIAQGKAGGDVERAIIALKMALCENALGKEKEGLAHLREALKRIPVLSGWVGREEEFYHSMAMVGIDVREGEKQEIYVLAGPVRGNFNSDEVVGSDVPVREVRKQGKTYLEYGPLTDQVEAMILSEDIKTSLGVPVEVVTR, encoded by the coding sequence ATGGAGGATCTTACCGTCGGTGAGGCCTTCTACATGGTCGGCAACCTTGCCGAAGCGTCCCTGAGGCTTTCCGGGGCCGTTAAAACCGGTGAACCGGCGCAGGTCACCCGGGCCCTGTACATTCTGGGAAGGATCAGCCTGCTCACCGGCGATTTCCGGCAGGCCAAGGAGTATTTTGAACGTTCCGCTGAGAGCACTGACCGGTCGGCAGACAGCTGGATGGCATTCGCGGGGATCGGCGACGCTCTTTATGCCGGGGGGATCTACGAGGAAGCGATCAGGCGCTACCGGATCGCCCAGGGGAAAGCGGGAGGTGATGTGGAGAGGGCCATCATTGCCCTGAAAATGGCCCTCTGCGAGAACGCCCTCGGCAAGGAAAAAGAGGGTCTTGCCCACCTGAGGGAAGCGTTGAAGCGTATCCCGGTCCTTTCAGGATGGGTCGGACGGGAAGAGGAATTTTACCACTCCATGGCCATGGTCGGGATTGATGTACGTGAAGGGGAAAAGCAGGAGATCTACGTTCTCGCCGGGCCGGTCAGGGGCAATTTCAACTCGGACGAGGTGGTCGGTTCCGACGTCCCGGTCCGTGAAGTAAGAAAACAGGGGAAGACATACCTGGAATACGGGCCCCTCACAGATCAGGTGGAGGCGATGATCCTTTCCGAGGACATAAAAACCAGTCTCGGGGTTCCGGTAGAGGTGGTCACGCGGTGA
- a CDS encoding HIT domain-containing protein — translation MKVLWAPWRMEYILSDKEGGCFICDLAGAEPSEDNLLLYRSEHAVVLMNKFPYNNGHILVAPIAHTADLSELTEDEYRETMELFRFGLKALERCMEPEGFNTGLNLGKTGGAGLEEHVHFHIVPRWHGDTNFMPVVADHRVIPEAIRETYNGLRPLFDNYERR, via the coding sequence TTGAAAGTTCTCTGGGCCCCATGGCGCATGGAGTACATCCTCTCCGACAAGGAGGGCGGGTGCTTCATCTGCGACCTCGCCGGGGCCGAGCCCTCGGAGGACAACCTGCTGCTCTACCGCAGCGAACACGCCGTGGTCCTCATGAACAAGTTCCCCTACAACAACGGGCACATCCTTGTGGCTCCCATAGCTCACACAGCCGACCTTTCGGAGTTGACCGAAGACGAGTACCGGGAGACCATGGAGCTGTTCCGGTTTGGCCTCAAGGCCCTCGAAAGGTGCATGGAGCCGGAAGGGTTCAATACCGGGTTGAACCTGGGAAAGACGGGAGGGGCCGGTCTGGAGGAACACGTGCATTTTCACATCGTCCCCCGGTGGCACGGCGACACCAACTTCATGCCGGTGGTGGCCGATCACCGGGTGATCCCGGAGGCGATCAGGGAAACTTACAACGGTTTGAGACCGCTGTTTGATAATTACGAGAGACGGTGA
- a CDS encoding response regulator transcription factor, whose amino-acid sequence MKLLIIEDYEPLRESLKQGFEENGCAVDATGDGEEGLWLATTGQYEVIVLDLRLPGLDGLEILRRLRVAKNPVHILILTAKDSLDDRVAGLDLGADDYLVKPFEFSELLARVRALVRRSYGQKAPVMLIGDLEVDTTARTVRRAGRIIDLTAREFAIIEILARKRGKVVSRESIMEGVYDFSAELGSNVIDVYIGRLRRKLGKTGETDLIRTVRGFGYVMGEES is encoded by the coding sequence ATGAAACTTCTCATCATCGAAGATTACGAACCCCTCCGCGAGTCCCTGAAACAGGGTTTCGAGGAGAACGGATGCGCCGTTGACGCCACAGGGGACGGCGAGGAGGGCCTTTGGCTCGCCACAACGGGTCAATACGAAGTCATCGTCCTTGACCTCAGGCTTCCCGGCCTGGACGGGCTGGAGATCCTCAGAAGGCTCAGGGTGGCGAAAAATCCCGTCCACATCCTTATCCTGACCGCGAAAGACTCCCTCGACGACAGGGTGGCCGGCCTGGATCTTGGCGCCGACGATTACCTCGTCAAACCGTTCGAGTTTTCCGAACTTCTGGCAAGGGTAAGGGCACTCGTCAGGAGGAGTTACGGACAGAAGGCTCCCGTGATGCTGATCGGTGACCTGGAAGTGGACACCACGGCCCGGACCGTCAGGCGCGCAGGGCGGATTATCGACCTTACGGCGAGGGAATTCGCCATTATCGAGATCCTTGCCCGCAAGAGGGGAAAGGTCGTTTCGAGGGAATCCATCATGGAAGGTGTCTACGATTTTTCGGCTGAACTGGGTAGCAACGTCATCGATGTGTACATCGGGCGGCTGAGGCGAAAACTCGGCAAGACTGGTGAGACCGATCTTATCAGGACTGTGAGGGGCTTCGGCTATGTCATGGGAGAGGAGAGCTGA
- a CDS encoding ATP-binding protein: MNSLRGTLFKGVVLGTALVLSAAGLALYFSVRAHVVDEMDRSLSDKARLLIQSVEEKNYGLEVDLEEMRVRDMAESDAPEYLHVGSLGGRVIFRTGGLEGVDILSLVEPSLVEEHNWHSLPDGRRLRSVLVAFVPQRDEEDENLVPDTDDTIVVDTKGSPGEIVLFQLFRDTAGLDRFLASFLIMLLGTGLGSLGILSFMIWTVISRGSGPINDLAARIGEIRDEDLGVRIGENTVFKELRPVVSRLNHLLGRLESSFAREKGFTSDAAHELRTPLAGLKTTIEVALGREREGTEYRKALQKSLEMVLQLEHLVAGLLSLARLEAGQETGKPTRVSVDSCVRTVWEEYGQAAVEKGVNVSLDLGNGGEGDNGFTALMDREFFVQVLEELFKNALYYVDPGGSIRVRLDTNDRPARLQIRNTGSAVDGEDAEKVFDRFWRGISTREDTGTRFGLGLPIARMVVQTMGGGVEVDTESGGEFVVTVVLPEGN, translated from the coding sequence ATGAACTCCCTGAGAGGAACCCTGTTCAAGGGTGTAGTGCTCGGCACCGCCCTGGTTCTTTCAGCGGCCGGGCTGGCTTTGTATTTTTCCGTTCGAGCCCACGTTGTGGACGAGATGGATCGATCCCTGTCGGACAAGGCCAGGCTGCTGATCCAGTCGGTGGAGGAGAAAAATTACGGCCTGGAGGTGGATCTTGAGGAGATGAGGGTCCGGGACATGGCCGAGTCCGACGCCCCGGAATACCTGCACGTCGGTTCCCTTGGCGGCAGGGTTATCTTCCGCACCGGGGGACTCGAAGGTGTAGACATTCTCAGCCTGGTTGAACCGTCCCTGGTTGAGGAGCACAACTGGCACAGTCTTCCCGACGGCAGAAGGTTAAGATCCGTTCTTGTCGCCTTCGTTCCCCAACGTGACGAGGAGGATGAGAACCTGGTCCCGGATACGGATGACACCATCGTGGTCGATACGAAAGGTTCACCGGGAGAGATCGTTCTGTTCCAGCTGTTCAGGGACACGGCCGGCCTGGACCGCTTCCTGGCAAGCTTCCTGATCATGCTTCTGGGGACCGGTCTGGGGTCCCTTGGAATCCTGTCCTTCATGATCTGGACGGTCATCAGCAGGGGATCGGGACCGATCAACGACCTGGCAGCCAGGATCGGGGAGATCAGGGACGAGGACCTGGGCGTGAGGATCGGCGAGAATACGGTGTTTAAAGAGCTGCGCCCGGTTGTCTCCAGGCTCAATCACCTCCTGGGCAGGCTGGAGAGCTCCTTTGCCAGGGAAAAAGGTTTTACAAGCGACGCGGCCCACGAACTGAGAACACCCCTCGCGGGACTGAAAACCACCATCGAGGTGGCCCTGGGAAGGGAGCGGGAAGGCACTGAATACAGAAAAGCCCTTCAAAAATCCCTCGAAATGGTGTTGCAGCTTGAGCATCTCGTCGCCGGCCTGCTTTCCCTTGCCAGGCTCGAGGCCGGTCAGGAGACCGGTAAACCGACCCGGGTCAGCGTGGACAGCTGTGTCCGGACAGTCTGGGAGGAGTATGGCCAGGCTGCCGTCGAGAAGGGTGTGAACGTCTCACTGGATCTTGGTAATGGTGGGGAGGGAGACAACGGTTTTACGGCTCTCATGGACCGGGAATTCTTTGTCCAGGTCCTCGAGGAGCTTTTTAAAAACGCCCTTTACTACGTGGATCCGGGCGGATCCATCCGGGTCCGTCTGGACACGAATGACCGCCCGGCCCGGCTCCAGATCCGGAACACCGGTAGCGCCGTCGATGGGGAGGACGCGGAAAAAGTGTTCGACCGGTTCTGGAGAGGGATTTCCACGCGGGAAGATACGGGCACCCGTTTCGGCCTTGGTCTCCCCATCGCCCGTATGGTCGTCCAGACCATGGGGGGGGGAGTGGAGGTCGACACCGAATCGGGTGGAGAGTTCGTGGTGACGGTGGTTCTGCCGGAGGGGAATTAG
- a CDS encoding PxKF domain-containing protein, with protein MPTTYSFGGFEPPLSSESLKIFKLNRTIPVKFRVARNDGTPHDDIIARLTLQQMDNAIPIGNPIDPVASGAVHDDGVFRYDQEADQYIYNLSTKDLTTGTWELQVVLDDGSQKEMQFGLK; from the coding sequence ATACCGACAACCTACTCCTTCGGTGGTTTCGAGCCTCCGCTGTCGTCGGAAAGCCTGAAAATCTTCAAATTAAACCGGACAATTCCTGTAAAATTCAGGGTAGCGAGGAATGATGGTACTCCTCACGACGACATCATTGCCAGACTAACACTCCAACAGATGGATAATGCCATCCCTATAGGGAATCCCATTGATCCGGTTGCCTCTGGTGCTGTGCATGATGACGGTGTTTTCCGATATGATCAGGAGGCTGATCAATACATATACAATCTGTCCACGAAAGATTTGACTACGGGAACCTGGGAATTACAGGTTGTTCTGGACGACGGTTCGCAGAAAGAGATGCAATTTGGCCTCAAATGA
- the mutS gene encoding DNA mismatch repair protein MutS: MKQTRSKNSGGTSTPMMKQYLAIKGEHPDAILFFRMGDFYEMFLDDAVVAAQVLKIALTTRDKGKDNAVPMCGIPYHAAQGYLTKLVQAGHKVAICEQVEDPALAKGLVRREVTRIVTPGTVVEETLLDADSPSYLAAVNPVSGGYGLALVEASTGEFMVTGFEGDGAASRLATTLAQYEPREVLMPEGAGGPDALLHAAGHLTAIEKYRFNQDAARETLKRSFGVGTLSGFGTHLTGPALGAAGAALWYLGEVHGEPPGHLKPPRTIQDDEILVLDPNTLGNLEILRSATDGRREGSLLAVMDMTVTHQGSRLLREMLIRPLLQVGQIDERLDLVEELVGEVILRGRIRKKLRQVSDIERIVARFASGTAGPRDAVSLAQSLEELPRVKGLLADLDSDLGEQVCRMIHPLDELSAYLENALVSSPPATLREGGVFREGHNVELDELRSLTTDGRKFLSDMEAREKEATRIPSLKIGFNRVFGYYLEVTNAHKEMVPEAWIRKQTLVSAERYITEELKGLEEKILSAQERMVALERELFEDLRREIGRSTGPLQVSARGLAMADVFTSLAELAHCSSYARPTFLEDDPEGRISITQGRHPVLEKGGVSGTFVPNDLYIDSGLNRMMIITGPNMAGKSTFMRQVALIAIMAQAGSFVPAREVLISPVDRVFTRVGASDQLARGLSTFMVEMVETAEILNNATGRSLVILDEIGRGTSTFDGISIAWAVAEELLEGSPRGCRTLFATHYHELTELALTREGVKNYNVSIREWGEKLVFLHRVQEGASDKSYGISVGKLAGLPGTVVTRAREILGNLESHALDREGMPVLVSGEEGVYGEGASESQMGLFNDGTRNILDMLGDADIDALSPLEALNLLARMKKYKILETDD; this comes from the coding sequence GTGAAGCAGACCCGGTCTAAAAACTCCGGCGGGACCAGCACTCCCATGATGAAGCAGTATCTCGCCATCAAGGGCGAGCATCCGGATGCCATCCTCTTTTTCCGGATGGGAGACTTTTACGAGATGTTCCTGGACGACGCCGTGGTCGCCGCCCAGGTCCTGAAGATCGCCCTGACCACGAGGGACAAGGGCAAGGACAACGCCGTACCCATGTGCGGCATTCCGTATCACGCCGCCCAGGGGTACCTGACGAAACTGGTCCAGGCCGGCCACAAGGTCGCCATCTGTGAACAGGTCGAGGATCCCGCCCTGGCCAAGGGCCTTGTGCGCCGGGAGGTGACCCGCATCGTGACCCCCGGGACGGTCGTGGAAGAGACCCTCCTCGACGCGGACTCGCCGTCCTACCTGGCGGCGGTCAACCCGGTTTCCGGGGGCTACGGCCTGGCCCTGGTTGAGGCGTCTACGGGAGAGTTCATGGTGACCGGTTTCGAGGGGGACGGCGCCGCGTCCCGGCTGGCCACGACCCTTGCCCAGTACGAACCACGGGAGGTCCTGATGCCTGAGGGGGCAGGCGGGCCGGATGCCCTCCTCCACGCCGCCGGCCACCTCACCGCCATTGAAAAGTACCGTTTCAACCAGGATGCGGCCCGGGAAACCCTCAAGAGGTCCTTCGGTGTCGGGACCCTTTCCGGGTTCGGAACCCACCTCACCGGTCCGGCTCTGGGCGCTGCCGGAGCCGCCCTGTGGTACCTGGGAGAGGTGCACGGAGAGCCTCCAGGCCACCTCAAGCCGCCACGGACCATCCAGGACGACGAGATCCTGGTCCTCGACCCCAATACCCTGGGCAACCTGGAGATCCTGAGATCGGCTACCGACGGACGCCGCGAAGGGAGCCTTCTGGCCGTCATGGATATGACGGTGACTCACCAGGGTTCCAGGCTTTTGAGGGAGATGCTGATCCGCCCGCTCCTCCAGGTCGGTCAGATCGACGAACGGCTCGACCTGGTGGAGGAACTGGTCGGAGAGGTCATCTTGAGGGGCCGCATCAGGAAAAAACTGCGCCAGGTCTCGGACATCGAGCGTATTGTGGCCCGGTTCGCCTCTGGAACCGCCGGACCGAGGGACGCCGTTTCCCTGGCCCAGTCGCTGGAAGAGCTCCCGCGGGTAAAGGGGCTGCTGGCCGACCTCGACTCCGACCTCGGGGAGCAGGTGTGCAGGATGATCCATCCCCTGGACGAGCTTTCGGCCTACCTCGAAAACGCCCTCGTGTCTTCACCCCCGGCGACTCTCAGGGAGGGGGGCGTTTTCAGGGAAGGGCACAACGTGGAACTGGACGAACTGCGTTCCCTGACCACGGATGGGAGGAAGTTCCTTTCCGACATGGAGGCCCGTGAAAAAGAGGCCACCCGGATACCGAGCCTCAAGATCGGGTTCAACAGGGTTTTCGGTTACTACCTGGAGGTCACCAACGCGCACAAGGAGATGGTGCCGGAAGCGTGGATCCGGAAACAGACCCTGGTCAGCGCCGAAAGGTACATTACCGAGGAGCTCAAAGGCCTCGAGGAGAAGATCCTCTCGGCCCAGGAGCGGATGGTTGCTTTGGAGAGGGAGCTTTTCGAGGACCTCCGGCGGGAGATCGGGCGCAGCACCGGACCTCTCCAGGTGTCCGCCCGGGGCCTTGCCATGGCTGATGTGTTCACGTCCCTGGCCGAGCTGGCCCATTGTTCCTCCTACGCCCGCCCGACGTTCCTGGAAGACGACCCGGAGGGCCGGATTTCCATAACCCAGGGCAGGCATCCCGTTCTCGAAAAGGGAGGGGTGAGCGGGACTTTCGTTCCCAACGATCTTTATATTGATTCGGGTCTGAACCGGATGATGATCATCACGGGCCCCAACATGGCCGGGAAGTCCACTTTCATGAGGCAGGTTGCCCTCATCGCCATCATGGCCCAGGCGGGCTCCTTCGTACCGGCCAGGGAGGTGCTCATCAGCCCCGTGGACAGGGTGTTCACCCGCGTGGGCGCATCCGACCAGCTGGCCAGGGGTCTGTCCACCTTCATGGTGGAGATGGTGGAGACGGCCGAGATCCTCAACAACGCCACCGGCAGGAGCCTCGTGATCCTCGACGAGATCGGGCGGGGGACCAGCACCTTCGACGGGATCAGTATCGCCTGGGCAGTGGCGGAGGAGCTCCTGGAAGGTTCCCCGCGAGGATGCCGCACCCTTTTCGCCACCCACTACCACGAGTTGACGGAGCTGGCGCTGACAAGGGAGGGTGTGAAAAACTACAACGTCTCCATCCGGGAGTGGGGGGAAAAACTGGTCTTTTTGCACCGGGTCCAGGAAGGCGCGTCGGACAAGAGCTACGGGATCTCGGTGGGTAAACTGGCCGGACTTCCGGGAACGGTGGTTACCAGGGCCAGGGAGATCCTGGGAAACCTGGAGTCCCACGCTCTTGACAGGGAAGGGATGCCCGTCCTGGTCTCGGGTGAGGAAGGTGTTTACGGGGAAGGGGCGTCCGAATCACAGATGGGGCTGTTTAACGACGGCACGCGGAACATCCTCGACATGTTGGGCGACGCCGACATCGACGCCCTTTCTCCCCTGGAAGCGCTGAACCTGCTTGCCAGGATGAAAAAATACAAGATCCTGGAGACGGATGATTGA
- the glk gene encoding glucokinase: MIMAGDIGATKTILALFNKETGPGKTIAEAVFPSGDYPGLEEIASEFLSHAAHGIPTAACFGVAGPVVNGQANITNLSWNVSVTRLRSILGIPHISLINDVQAVGYSIGSLDATDLKTINEGRPVKGGAKAIIAPGTGLGEAILLWDGRGYRCYPTEGSHADFAPADEQQVGLLRHVGRKFGHVSWERVCSGIGISNLYDYLKATGDYEEPDWLKEKLAVAIDPVPEIFRGAMEADPPAEVCRTTVKMFVSILGAEAGNLALKTLATGGIYIGGGIAPRVLDLIIDGTFMESFTNKGRLAGLLRDIPVRIVMNPRAALMGAAVVGLGMEG; the protein is encoded by the coding sequence ATGATCATGGCTGGGGACATCGGCGCGACAAAGACCATCCTGGCTCTTTTCAACAAGGAAACCGGTCCCGGAAAAACTATAGCTGAAGCCGTTTTCCCCAGCGGCGATTATCCGGGCCTGGAGGAGATAGCCTCCGAGTTCCTGTCCCACGCCGCCCACGGAATCCCGACGGCAGCCTGCTTCGGTGTCGCGGGGCCGGTTGTCAACGGACAGGCAAACATCACCAACCTTTCCTGGAATGTGTCCGTAACCAGGCTGCGCTCCATTCTGGGGATCCCGCACATATCCCTCATCAACGATGTCCAGGCTGTCGGGTACTCTATCGGGTCCCTGGATGCGACAGACCTGAAGACGATCAATGAGGGCAGGCCTGTCAAGGGCGGCGCCAAGGCGATCATCGCGCCCGGGACAGGCCTCGGGGAAGCGATCCTTTTGTGGGACGGACGCGGTTACCGATGCTATCCTACTGAGGGCAGCCACGCGGATTTTGCCCCGGCGGATGAGCAGCAGGTTGGACTGCTCAGGCATGTGGGACGGAAATTCGGACATGTCAGCTGGGAGCGCGTATGTTCAGGGATCGGTATCTCCAACCTTTACGATTACCTGAAGGCTACAGGTGATTATGAGGAACCGGACTGGTTAAAGGAAAAACTTGCGGTTGCGATCGATCCGGTACCCGAGATCTTCCGTGGAGCCATGGAAGCAGACCCTCCTGCAGAGGTCTGCAGGACCACCGTGAAGATGTTCGTATCCATCCTTGGAGCCGAGGCCGGGAACCTCGCCCTGAAAACACTTGCAACCGGGGGGATCTATATCGGCGGAGGCATCGCGCCAAGGGTCCTGGATCTCATCATCGACGGGACGTTTATGGAGTCGTTCACCAACAAGGGCCGGCTGGCCGGCCTGCTGCGCGACATTCCCGTACGCATCGTGATGAACCCAAGGGCTGCCCTTATGGGCGCAGCGGTGGTAGGATTGGGGATGGAGGGATAG
- a CDS encoding LapA family protein has translation MKYIYSALILLLALFLAAFIQQNGQPISLKYFAWSTMDLPLSLYVILAFAAGYLLAVIVGFSSGIRHKFRTAGAEREVRKLKSELDEVRGKQQGQAEPVSQLQTTARLSPDPPPVPEPSPVKDDVERSGTSSLKGVSADELRRALEDD, from the coding sequence ATGAAATACATCTATTCAGCATTAATTCTCCTCCTGGCCCTCTTCCTGGCTGCCTTTATCCAGCAGAACGGCCAGCCCATTTCCCTGAAATACTTCGCCTGGTCCACAATGGATCTGCCCTTGTCCCTCTACGTGATCCTGGCGTTTGCGGCAGGTTACCTCCTGGCCGTTATCGTGGGGTTCTCTTCGGGAATAAGGCACAAGTTCCGTACAGCAGGCGCCGAAAGGGAGGTGCGGAAGCTCAAGTCCGAACTGGATGAAGTGCGCGGGAAGCAGCAAGGGCAGGCGGAACCTGTCTCCCAATTACAGACCACAGCCCGGCTCTCCCCGGATCCACCGCCTGTCCCGGAACCCTCCCCGGTCAAGGACGACGTGGAAAGGTCTGGAACTTCATCCTTAAAGGGCGTTTCCGCCGATGAACTCCGCCGGGCCCTGGAAGATGATTGA